One genomic window of Arvicola amphibius chromosome 4, mArvAmp1.2, whole genome shotgun sequence includes the following:
- the LOC119812805 gene encoding LOW QUALITY PROTEIN: uncharacterized protein LOC119812805 (The sequence of the model RefSeq protein was modified relative to this genomic sequence to represent the inferred CDS: deleted 1 base in 1 codon; substituted 1 base at 1 genomic stop codon), whose amino-acid sequence MGQSLTTPLSLTLQHWRDVQDFANNQSVEVRKRRWVTFCSSEWPTFNVGWPRDGTFDLNIISQVKSKMMDPGPHGHPDQVAYIVTWEAMAYDPPPWAKPFVPPKPLLPPSAPTLPPPVSSSPAGPPIRSSLYPTLTDPSKTKLPPPQVLPAGDDLLIDLLTEDPPPYREQALPPQVADSTDENEGPAAPSPAAPSPMAARLRGRRDQQLAADSTSSQAFPLRTGGNGQLQYWPFSSSDLYNWKNNNPSFSEDPVRLTALIESVLITHQPTWDDCQQLLQALLTSEEKQRVLLEAXKAVRGADGRPTQLPNEIDAAFPLKRPNWDFTTQEGRNHLILYRQLLIAGLHGAGRRPTNLAKVKQVLQGPGETPSAFLERLKKKAYRRYTPYDPEDPGQETSVAMSFIWQSAPDIKRRLERLENLRESSLRDRLRKEAEEREDRRRKKAEKKEKGEGP is encoded by the exons ATGGGACAGTCCTTAACTACCCCTTTGAGTCTGACTTTACAGCACTGGAGGGACGTCCAGGACTTTGCGAACAACCAGTCCGTGGAAGTCCGGAAGAGGCGTTGGGTTACTTTCTGTTCATCTGAATGGCCCACATTTAATGTGGGCTGGCCAAGGGATGGTACATTCGACCTTAATATTATCTCGCAGGTCAAAAGC AAAATGATGGACCCCGGCCCTCATGGGCACCCAGACCAGGTGGCCTATATCGTGACCTGGGAGGCAATGGCTTACGATCCACCACCCTGGGCTaagccttttgtccctcccaaACCCCTACTTCCTCCATCTGCTCCCACCTTACCCCCTCCAGTCTCCTCCTCTCCAGCAGGACCCCCAATCCGCTCGTCTCTATATCCAACCCTTACTGACCCTTCAAAAACCAAACTTCCCCCTCCGCAGGTCCTGCCCGCAGGAGATGACTTGCTAATAGACCTCCTCACGGAGGACCCCCCTCCCTACCGAGAACAGGCCCTCCCGCCTCAGGTGGCCGACTCGACCGATGAAAACGAGGGGCCTGCCGCGCCATCTCCCGCTGCCCCGTCCCCCATGGCAGCCCGCTTAAGGGGACGGCGAGACCAGCAGCTGGCCGCGGATTCTACTTCCTCTCAGGCATTCCCTCTCCGGACCGGAGGAAATGGCCAACTACAATACTGGCCGTTCTCCTCCTCCGACCtatataactggaaaaataacaatCCCTCTTTTTCTGAAGACCCAGTTAGGCTGACTGCTCTAATTGAGTCGGTCCTGATTACTCATCAGCCCACCTGGGATGATTGCCAGCAATTACTGCAGGCCTTGCTGACttcggaggagaagcagagagtcctCCTGGAGGCCTGAAAGGCGGTTCGGGGAGCAGACGGACGTCCCACCCAGCTGCCTAATGAGATAGACGCCGCCTTTCCCCTCAAACGTCCCAACTGGGACTTCACCACCCAGGAAGGTAGGAATCACCTAATTCTCTATCGCCAGTTGCTCATAGCGGGTCTCCATGGGGCGGGCCGACGCCCCACCAATTTGGCGAAAGTTAAACAGGTACTGCAGGGACCGGGAGAAACTCCCTCAGCGTTCTTAGAGCGACTCAAAAAAAAAGCCTATCGTAGATACACCCCTTATGACCCAGAAGATCCAGGGCAAGAAACTAGCGTAGCTATGTCTTTCATTTGGCAATCTGCTCCAGATATCAAACGCAGACTCGAGCGCCTAGAAAACTTAAGGGAGAGTTCGCTCAGGGACCGtcttagaaaggaggcagaggaaagagaggaccgtcgcagaaaaaaagctgagaaaaaggaaaaaggagagggacCGTAA